A portion of the Cyanobacterium sp. T60_A2020_053 genome contains these proteins:
- a CDS encoding reverse transcriptase N-terminal domain-containing protein, whose product MSKAILINGDTRQLEDWSQINWQKAHKVVKNLRCRIFRARKLSQGQQLRRLQKLLIRSLSNLLLSVRQITQVNNGKQTAGIDKEVINTPAQRVKLVNEWEMPKAGFIDSGIYNPSETGTPQGGVISPLLANIGLHGLEELIKSVKLPKTKWGRRPQLGFIRYADDFVVTAKEKQNLEDVLILIKQWLEERGLEISTEKTRIVHIDEGFDFLGFNIRQYKGKLLIKPQKEKVLAFCKKIKSTISNMKANTQEEVIAKLNPLLRGFANYYRGVISKETFSYIHHRVVMSLYFWAKRRHPKKSKTWVKNKYFHYFKGDNWTFMCKTSDRRGKEKQLILNDISKIAIERHIKVKGDASPDDSSLREYWNNRKLKQGKNYWAKGSKYYQVAINQNWKCPVCGENLFNGEEIETHHIVPVINGGDDSTDNLVHLHKACHKQVHSKSKLKA is encoded by the coding sequence ATGTCAAAAGCAATTTTGATAAATGGAGACACAAGACAACTAGAGGACTGGAGTCAGATCAATTGGCAAAAAGCCCATAAAGTTGTTAAGAATTTGCGTTGCCGAATCTTCCGTGCTAGAAAACTTAGTCAGGGTCAGCAGTTGAGAAGATTGCAGAAACTGTTAATAAGAAGCCTATCAAATCTATTGCTAAGTGTTAGACAAATTACTCAAGTCAATAACGGAAAGCAAACAGCAGGGATAGATAAGGAGGTGATAAACACCCCTGCACAGCGAGTAAAACTTGTCAATGAATGGGAAATGCCAAAAGCTGGATTTATTGATAGCGGTATTTACAACCCTAGCGAGACAGGCACTCCTCAAGGTGGTGTGATAAGTCCATTGTTAGCCAATATTGGTTTACATGGATTAGAAGAACTAATTAAAAGTGTGAAACTACCCAAGACAAAATGGGGGAGAAGACCACAATTAGGATTCATCCGTTATGCTGACGATTTTGTCGTAACAGCGAAGGAAAAACAAAACCTAGAAGACGTGCTAATCCTGATAAAGCAATGGTTAGAAGAAAGAGGACTAGAAATCAGCACTGAGAAGACAAGGATAGTTCACATAGATGAAGGATTCGACTTCCTCGGTTTTAATATACGTCAGTATAAAGGTAAATTACTGATAAAACCTCAGAAAGAAAAGGTACTAGCATTCTGCAAAAAGATAAAATCAACTATATCTAATATGAAAGCAAATACCCAAGAAGAAGTCATCGCCAAGTTGAATCCGCTTCTCAGAGGTTTTGCTAATTACTACAGAGGAGTAATTAGCAAAGAAACCTTCTCTTACATACATCATAGAGTAGTGATGTCCCTCTATTTTTGGGCTAAAAGAAGGCACCCCAAGAAATCAAAAACATGGGTTAAGAACAAATATTTTCACTACTTCAAGGGGGATAACTGGACTTTCATGTGTAAGACCTCTGATAGAAGAGGAAAGGAGAAACAACTCATCCTTAATGACATCAGTAAAATTGCGATTGAAAGGCACATCAAAGTAAAAGGTGATGCCAGTCCAGATGACTCTTCACTCCGTGAATATTGGAATAACCGCAAACTAAAACAGGGTAAAAACTACTGGGCAAAAGGTAGTAAATACTATCAAGTAGCCATTAACCAAAATTGGAAATGTCCTGTATGTGGTGAAAACTTGTTCAATGGAGAAGAAATAGAAACCCATCATATCGTACCTGTGATAAATGGTGGTGATGACTCCACTGATAATCTTGTACACTTACACAAGGCTTGTCATAAACAGGTACATTCAAAATCCAAGTTGAAGGCTTGA
- a CDS encoding response regulator transcription factor: MHGYQAGCDIYLAKPFQTIELIAIVKNLLERSQVIQSELVFPQDYPVNDDNLDIKLTPREIEVLHLLMDGFSNNKIAENLYLSPKTVEKYVANLLKKTGAENRTELVSFAFKHHLL, translated from the coding sequence ATTCATGGTTATCAAGCTGGATGTGATATTTACTTAGCTAAACCTTTTCAAACTATTGAATTAATAGCCATTGTCAAAAATCTTTTAGAAAGGTCTCAAGTTATTCAATCTGAACTTGTTTTCCCTCAAGATTATCCAGTTAATGATGATAATTTAGACATTAAATTAACCCCCAGAGAAATAGAAGTTTTACATTTATTAATGGATGGTTTTTCTAATAATAAAATTGCTGAAAATTTATATCTTAGTCCCAAAACTGTAGAAAAATATGTGGCTAATTTGCTGAAGAAGACGGGCGCTGAAAATCGTACCGAATTGGTTAGTTTTGCTTTTAAACATCATTTGCTTTAA
- the queC gene encoding 7-cyano-7-deazaguanine synthase QueC — MTKKAIVLLSGGLDSATSAAIAMADGYEVMALSFRYGQRHSKELEAAHSVAQCLGITEHHIIDVNLSLWGGSSLTDETMIIPDGGVIPNQIPSTYVPGRNTVFIAIALSLAEARGATAIYLGINAVDYSGYPDCRPEYLQAFQHLANLSSKVGIEGNSPQLIAPLVNLSKVDIVRRALELNVPIEKTWSCYQGGESPCGVCDSCRIRDEALKLVSLS, encoded by the coding sequence ATGACGAAAAAAGCAATTGTTTTATTATCAGGGGGTTTGGATTCTGCCACTAGCGCGGCTATTGCCATGGCGGATGGTTATGAGGTGATGGCGCTATCTTTTCGTTATGGGCAGAGGCACTCTAAGGAATTGGAAGCAGCGCACTCCGTCGCTCAATGTCTGGGCATTACCGAGCATCATATCATTGATGTTAACTTATCCCTCTGGGGGGGGTCTTCTCTCACGGATGAAACCATGATAATTCCCGATGGGGGGGTGATACCAAATCAAATTCCTTCTACTTATGTGCCGGGGCGTAATACGGTGTTTATTGCCATTGCCCTTTCTTTGGCTGAGGCGAGGGGCGCTACTGCCATTTATCTGGGCATTAATGCGGTGGATTATTCTGGTTATCCAGATTGTCGCCCAGAATATTTACAGGCTTTTCAGCATTTAGCTAATCTTTCTTCTAAAGTTGGCATCGAGGGTAATTCTCCCCAGTTAATTGCGCCTTTGGTTAATCTCAGTAAGGTTGATATAGTGCGGAGGGCGCTGGAATTGAATGTACCCATCGAAAAAACTTGGTCTTGTTATCAAGGGGGAGAATCTCCTTGCGGTGTTTGTGATTCCTGTCGTATTCGTGATGAAGCCTTGAAACTCGTCAGCTTATCTTAA
- a CDS encoding DUF3120 domain-containing protein, translating into MFNHTLFSQISAFVPSTVSVVNNYCVAWWWQKEKRQSVLIFLASAFLVSVPVFFQAPLVRILPSLSLILTLPWVYFALRVRRNPDTYIWGDILIGFSWSWFCGSIYWGWLRWYPAIHIPIEAVGLPFALWGIWRGKGLIGNYFYLGSLIGTAVTDLYFYIDGLIPYWQKIMISDPNLVQPILQGAITQVNTVWGISWAILLANLLLAISLYALQKKQLHYLALGGAVLSTIFTDGLFLVVAYFGGNA; encoded by the coding sequence TTGTTTAATCATACCCTATTTTCCCAAATCAGCGCCTTTGTTCCCTCCACAGTCAGTGTAGTTAATAACTACTGTGTGGCGTGGTGGTGGCAAAAGGAAAAACGTCAAAGCGTTTTAATATTCCTAGCTTCAGCGTTTCTCGTTTCCGTGCCAGTTTTCTTCCAAGCGCCCCTCGTGCGCATCTTGCCTTCTCTCAGTTTAATTTTAACCCTCCCCTGGGTATATTTTGCCCTGAGAGTGCGCCGTAACCCTGATACTTATATTTGGGGCGATATTCTTATTGGTTTTAGCTGGAGTTGGTTTTGTGGCTCAATTTATTGGGGATGGCTACGGTGGTATCCTGCCATTCATATTCCCATTGAAGCCGTGGGGTTGCCTTTTGCTTTATGGGGCATTTGGCGTGGTAAAGGCTTAATCGGTAATTATTTTTATCTAGGCTCATTGATAGGCACAGCCGTTACAGATTTATACTTTTATATCGATGGTTTGATACCTTATTGGCAGAAAATTATGATTTCTGATCCTAACCTTGTGCAGCCCATTTTACAGGGCGCCATAACCCAAGTCAACACCGTTTGGGGTATTAGTTGGGCAATCCTTCTCGCTAATCTGTTACTAGCAATTAGTCTCTACGCTTTGCAGAAAAAACAACTGCATTATTTAGCTTTGGGGGGCGCTGTTTTAAGTACCATTTTCACTGATGGACTATTT